The following proteins are co-located in the Fusobacteria bacterium ZRK30 genome:
- a CDS encoding BMP family ABC transporter substrate-binding protein has protein sequence MKKIFILLTVVFAMLLTACGGKTEETKEVKAETPLNVGIVLSTGGLGDKSFNDSAYRGLTMAEEKLGIKFKYVEPASPSEDTQFLREFAENNYDLVVGVGFLMKDSVETVAKEHPNVKFAIIDEVIDAPNVTSLVFAEDEGSFLVGALAAMMTKTNTVGFVGGMEVPLIQKFESGYVQGAKYINSDIKVTTLYTSGPNPFNDPVRGKENAIAEYNQGADVIFHAAGGTGTGVIEGAKAMGIYAIGVDSDQDYVAPGTVLTSMIKNVDQAVFATVKDVKEGTFKTGVNRFGVANNGVGISKLEYTKDIIGEEKIQKLEEIKQGIIDGSIKLK, from the coding sequence ATGAAAAAAATATTTATATTACTCACAGTAGTTTTTGCTATGCTTTTAACTGCATGTGGAGGGAAAACAGAGGAAACGAAAGAAGTTAAGGCTGAAACACCTCTTAATGTTGGAATCGTTTTATCTACAGGTGGATTAGGAGATAAGTCATTCAATGACTCGGCTTATAGAGGACTTACTATGGCAGAGGAAAAATTAGGGATTAAATTTAAATATGTAGAACCAGCTTCTCCATCGGAAGATACACAATTTTTAAGAGAATTTGCTGAAAACAACTACGATTTAGTAGTAGGTGTAGGATTCTTAATGAAAGATTCAGTAGAAACAGTAGCAAAAGAACATCCAAATGTTAAGTTTGCTATAATAGACGAAGTAATCGACGCACCTAATGTAACTTCATTAGTATTTGCAGAAGATGAAGGTTCATTCTTAGTAGGAGCTTTAGCGGCTATGATGACAAAAACAAATACAGTTGGATTTGTTGGTGGAATGGAAGTACCTTTAATTCAAAAATTTGAAAGTGGATATGTTCAAGGGGCAAAATATATAAATTCTGATATCAAAGTAACTACGTTATATACATCTGGACCAAATCCTTTTAACGACCCAGTTAGAGGAAAAGAGAATGCAATTGCAGAATATAACCAAGGTGCAGACGTAATTTTCCATGCAGCTGGTGGAACAGGAACTGGAGTAATTGAAGGAGCCAAAGCAATGGGAATCTATGCAATTGGTGTAGACTCAGATCAAGACTATGTAGCTCCGGGAACAGTACTTACTTCTATGATTAAAAATGTAGACCAGGCAGTTTTTGCAACAGTAAAAGATGTTAAAGAAGGAACTTTTAAAACTGGAGTAAATAGATTTGGTGTGGCTAACAATGGTGTAGGAATATCTAAACTTGAGTATACTAAAGATATTATCGGTGAAGAAAAAATACAAAAATTAGAAGAAATTAAGCAAGGTATAATTGATGGTTCAATCAAATTAAAATAA
- the alr gene encoding alanine racemase: MELNVKRPVWVEVNLDSLGHNMREIKKHIKPGTEVMAVVKADAYGHGALGVIDTLKAENINKFAVAVLSEAIEIRNKDKEIQIILLGYTPDANLEEVIKWDITPTIYSLRQAKVLDELARQHGKKIAVHINVDTGMHRVGLPIKYRTVEVIKEISEMDNLYLEGVYTHFAVADESDKWYTLKQVEEFKYIIEELKKLGIEIPIKHVSNSAAILDLPEFNYDMVRAGLLMYGHYPSEVQEKDKVIDLKQVMSLHSKIYHIRTLEKGESISYGLTYTVNRQSRTGLIPIGYADGYSRGLSNKGRVIIKGKNAVARVAGAICMDKFVVDITGLDVDGGDEVILFGEDEYNRVTPEEIANILGTISYEVLCNVSKRVPRVYKKDKKIVEIKDEVLDKINLNF, translated from the coding sequence ATGGAATTAAATGTTAAAAGACCTGTTTGGGTAGAGGTTAATTTAGATAGTCTAGGACACAATATGAGAGAGATAAAAAAGCATATAAAACCAGGAACTGAGGTCATGGCAGTAGTAAAAGCTGATGCATATGGCCATGGAGCTTTGGGAGTTATAGATACATTAAAAGCAGAAAATATAAATAAATTTGCAGTGGCAGTATTGTCAGAAGCTATAGAGATAAGAAACAAAGATAAGGAGATACAGATTATATTACTGGGATATACTCCCGATGCCAACTTAGAGGAGGTAATTAAATGGGATATTACTCCTACAATATACTCCCTCAGACAGGCTAAAGTATTGGATGAATTAGCCAGACAACATGGGAAAAAAATTGCAGTACACATAAATGTAGATACAGGGATGCATAGGGTAGGATTACCTATAAAATATAGGACAGTAGAAGTTATAAAAGAGATAAGTGAGATGGATAACCTATATTTAGAAGGGGTATACACCCATTTTGCAGTGGCTGATGAATCGGATAAATGGTATACGTTAAAACAGGTAGAGGAATTTAAATATATAATAGAGGAATTGAAAAAATTAGGAATAGAAATACCTATAAAGCATGTATCAAATAGTGCAGCTATATTGGATCTACCGGAATTTAACTATGATATGGTAAGGGCAGGACTCCTCATGTATGGACACTATCCATCGGAAGTGCAGGAGAAAGATAAAGTAATTGATTTGAAACAGGTGATGTCCCTGCACAGTAAGATCTACCATATAAGAACTCTGGAAAAAGGAGAATCGATAAGTTACGGACTTACATATACGGTAAACAGACAATCCCGGACAGGACTTATACCTATCGGGTATGCAGACGGATACAGCCGTGGACTCAGTAATAAAGGAAGAGTAATTATCAAGGGTAAAAATGCAGTAGCCAGGGTGGCTGGTGCCATCTGTATGGATAAATTTGTGGTAGATATTACAGGCTTAGATGTAGATGGAGGAGATGAAGTTATCTTATTTGGAGAAGATGAATATAATAGAGTAACTCCAGAAGAGATAGCTAATATATTGGGAACGATAAGTTATGAAGTTTTATGTAATGTAAGTAAAAGAGTTCCCAGAGTGTATAAAAAAGATAAGAAAATTGTAGAGATAAAGGATGAGGTGTTAGATAAGATAAACTTAAATTTTTAA
- a CDS encoding BMP family ABC transporter substrate-binding protein: MKKMITLIMVIMALLLTACGGAKEEKVEDNGALKVGLVLSTGGLGDKSFNDSAYAGLKEAEEKLGVKIKYVEPANVSEFDTFLRQFAEADYDLIVGIGFQMRDSIVKVAEEYPAVHFLMVDEPIDMPNVISATFNEPEGSFVAGALAGMMTKTDTIGFIGGMEVPLIKRFGDGFMAGAKYINPKMTTFEAYVGGNSPFNDPARGKEMALSMIDSKADVVYHAAAGSGMGVFEAAKERGVYAVGVDSNQDGVVPGTVLTSMLKKVDKAVFAIIKETKEKGFTAGQKDFNLANDGVGITDLQYTKDQISEDKLKRIEEIKADIISGKIDVAAEMSKLK; the protein is encoded by the coding sequence ATGAAAAAAATGATAACACTTATAATGGTTATTATGGCATTATTATTAACAGCATGTGGTGGAGCAAAGGAAGAAAAAGTAGAGGATAATGGGGCTTTAAAAGTAGGATTAGTACTCTCTACAGGGGGATTAGGAGACAAATCATTTAATGACTCAGCTTATGCAGGTCTTAAAGAAGCAGAAGAGAAATTAGGAGTAAAAATAAAATATGTAGAACCGGCAAATGTATCTGAATTTGATACGTTTTTAAGACAGTTTGCAGAAGCAGATTACGATCTAATAGTTGGTATAGGATTCCAAATGAGAGATTCTATAGTTAAAGTAGCAGAGGAATATCCAGCGGTACACTTCTTAATGGTAGATGAACCTATCGATATGCCTAATGTAATATCAGCTACATTCAATGAACCAGAGGGATCATTTGTTGCAGGAGCATTGGCAGGAATGATGACAAAAACAGATACAATAGGATTTATAGGTGGAATGGAAGTACCACTTATCAAAAGATTTGGAGATGGATTTATGGCAGGAGCAAAATACATCAATCCTAAAATGACTACATTTGAAGCATATGTTGGTGGAAACAGTCCATTTAACGACCCAGCTCGTGGAAAAGAAATGGCTTTATCTATGATCGATAGTAAAGCAGATGTTGTATACCATGCAGCAGCAGGGTCAGGAATGGGAGTATTTGAAGCAGCTAAAGAAAGAGGCGTATACGCAGTAGGTGTAGACTCTAATCAAGATGGAGTAGTACCAGGAACAGTACTTACTTCTATGCTTAAAAAAGTGGATAAAGCAGTATTTGCTATAATCAAAGAAACAAAAGAAAAAGGATTTACAGCAGGACAAAAAGACTTTAATCTAGCTAATGATGGTGTGGGAATAACAGATCTTCAATATACTAAAGATCAAATTAGTGAAGATAAATTAAAAAGGATAGAAGAGATCAAAGCAGATATTATATCAGGTAAAATTGATGTAGCAGCAGAGATGTCAAAATTAAAATAA
- a CDS encoding BMP family ABC transporter substrate-binding protein produces MKKIFILLTVVFTILLTACGGKTEETKDVNAEKPLNVGIVLSTGGLGDKSFNDSAYRGLTMAEEKLGIKFKYVEPASPAEDTQFLREFAENNYDLVVGVGFLMTDSLEAVAKEFPDVKFAMIEGVIDAPNVTSLLFAEDEGSFLVGALAAMMTKTNTIGFVGGMEVPIVKNFQRGYVQGAKYINSNIKIQTLYTTGPNPFNDPVRGKENAIAEYNQGADVIFHAAGGTGTGVIEGAKAMGIYAIGVDSDQDYVAPGTVLTSMTKNVDQAVFATIKDVKEGIFKAGVNRFGIANNGVGTSKFEYTRDVIGEEKIQKLEEIKQGIIDGSIKLK; encoded by the coding sequence ATGAAAAAAATATTTATATTACTTACAGTAGTTTTTACTATACTTTTAACTGCATGTGGAGGGAAAACAGAGGAAACGAAAGATGTTAATGCGGAAAAACCTCTCAATGTTGGAATCGTTTTATCTACAGGTGGATTAGGAGATAAGTCATTCAATGATTCAGCTTACAGAGGACTTACTATGGCAGAGGAAAAATTAGGGATTAAATTTAAATATGTAGAGCCGGCTTCTCCAGCGGAAGATACACAATTTTTAAGAGAGTTTGCTGAAAATAACTATGATTTAGTAGTAGGTGTAGGGTTTTTAATGACAGATTCACTAGAAGCCGTAGCAAAAGAATTTCCAGATGTTAAATTTGCTATGATAGAAGGAGTTATAGATGCACCTAATGTAACTTCATTATTATTTGCAGAGGATGAAGGGTCATTCTTAGTAGGAGCTTTAGCAGCTATGATGACAAAGACTAATACAATTGGGTTTGTTGGTGGAATGGAAGTACCTATAGTTAAAAATTTTCAAAGAGGATATGTACAAGGGGCAAAATATATTAACTCTAATATTAAAATACAAACGTTATATACTACTGGACCAAATCCTTTTAACGATCCGGTTAGAGGAAAAGAAAATGCAATTGCAGAATATAATCAAGGTGCAGACGTAATTTTCCATGCAGCTGGTGGAACAGGAACTGGAGTAATCGAGGGAGCCAAAGCAATGGGGATCTATGCAATTGGTGTAGATTCAGATCAAGACTATGTAGCTCCGGGAACAGTGCTTACTTCTATGACAAAAAATGTAGACCAGGCAGTTTTTGCAACAATAAAAGATGTTAAAGAGGGAATTTTTAAAGCTGGAGTAAATAGATTTGGTATAGCTAATAACGGTGTGGGAACATCTAAATTTGAGTATACTAGAGATGTTATCGGTGAAGAAAAAATACAAAAATTAGAAGAGATTAAGCAAGGTATAATTGATGGTTCAATCAAATTAAAATAA
- a CDS encoding YggS family pyridoxal phosphate-dependent enzyme: MGIKENILELKNEIEKYSPNPGKVTLLPTTKYVDAYGVLEVVKAGCIVVGENRVQALEEKRNILEDLETGDIKWHFIGNLQKNKVKYIAPYIEMIHSVNKISLASEIDKRAKQNNRRIKVLLEVNISKEESKEGYSIERLYEELPDLLKFENIEICGLMTMAPFTEEEEVVRKVFSDLKKLKDELNETHFNGSLVELSMGMTNDYKVALSEGATILRVGSKIFK; encoded by the coding sequence ATGGGAATAAAAGAAAATATTTTAGAATTAAAAAATGAGATAGAAAAATACTCACCTAATCCAGGGAAGGTAACACTGCTGCCCACTACAAAATATGTAGATGCTTATGGTGTTTTAGAGGTAGTGAAGGCAGGCTGCATAGTTGTAGGAGAAAATAGGGTACAGGCTTTGGAAGAAAAAAGAAATATTTTAGAAGATTTAGAAACAGGAGATATAAAATGGCATTTTATTGGAAATTTACAAAAAAATAAAGTGAAATATATTGCACCATATATTGAGATGATTCATTCTGTGAATAAGATCTCTCTGGCGAGTGAGATCGATAAAAGAGCTAAACAAAATAATAGAAGGATAAAAGTATTGTTAGAGGTAAATATATCCAAAGAGGAAAGTAAAGAGGGGTATTCAATAGAAAGACTATACGAGGAATTGCCAGACCTTTTAAAATTTGAAAATATAGAGATCTGTGGTCTTATGACTATGGCTCCTTTTACTGAAGAAGAAGAAGTAGTAAGGAAGGTTTTTTCAGACCTAAAAAAATTGAAAGATGAATTAAATGAAACGCATTTTAATGGTAGCCTGGTAGAGCTTTCTATGGGGATGACAAATGATTATAAGGTAGCTCTTTCAGAGGGGGCAACAATACTTAGAGTTGGAAGTAAGATATTCAAGTAG
- the hemW gene encoding radical SAM family heme chaperone HemW: MCDAIYIHIPFCVKKCGYCDFLSFSCEEKSKADRSEYVEKLIEEIRLYPNLRYDTVYFGGGTPSLLEVEEIEKILGELSINKGAEITLEVNPQTVDMQKLEGFKKIGINRLSIGIQSFNDEKLKVLGRIHSKEIALRTYNDARKAGFENISIDLIFATPDQTIAELEEDLEIVERISPEHISIYSLIWEEGTKFMDLLDSGKLNPLDNSLEAKMYELIIERLKKIGYLHYEISNFAKQGYEGRHNSKYWKNVEYIGVGLGASGYYKGIRYKNEIELSDYYKKIGTAEKPLMEEEEVSEKDRIENYYILGLRLLNKGIEAEDNLYFEKIKKLCEKGYLKNEEGRYKLTSKGLMFANDVFVEIME; encoded by the coding sequence ATGTGTGACGCTATATATATTCATATTCCATTTTGTGTGAAAAAATGCGGGTATTGTGATTTTCTTTCATTTTCATGTGAGGAAAAAAGTAAGGCAGACAGGAGTGAATATGTAGAAAAATTGATAGAGGAGATAAGGTTATATCCGAACTTAAGATATGATACCGTTTATTTTGGAGGAGGAACACCATCTCTATTAGAAGTAGAAGAGATCGAAAAGATCTTAGGTGAACTATCTATAAATAAAGGGGCTGAGATCACTCTGGAAGTAAACCCACAAACAGTGGATATGCAAAAATTAGAAGGATTCAAGAAAATAGGAATCAATAGGCTGAGTATTGGGATACAAAGTTTTAACGATGAAAAATTAAAAGTTTTAGGACGAATTCATAGTAAGGAGATAGCTCTCCGAACCTATAATGATGCTAGAAAAGCAGGGTTTGAAAATATCAGTATCGATCTGATTTTTGCTACGCCTGATCAGACTATTGCGGAACTTGAAGAAGATTTAGAGATAGTTGAAAGAATCTCTCCGGAGCATATATCTATATATTCCTTAATCTGGGAGGAAGGGACAAAATTTATGGATCTTTTAGACAGTGGAAAATTAAACCCTTTGGATAATTCTTTGGAAGCAAAGATGTATGAATTAATAATAGAAAGGCTGAAAAAAATAGGATATCTTCATTATGAGATATCTAATTTTGCAAAACAAGGATACGAAGGAAGACATAACAGTAAATATTGGAAAAATGTAGAATATATAGGAGTTGGACTGGGAGCTTCTGGATATTATAAAGGGATTAGATATAAAAATGAGATAGAGCTGTCTGATTATTATAAAAAGATAGGTACAGCTGAAAAACCTTTAATGGAAGAAGAAGAGGTCAGTGAGAAAGACAGGATAGAAAATTATTATATTTTGGGACTCCGTCTTCTAAATAAAGGGATAGAGGCAGAAGATAACCTTTACTTTGAAAAAATAAAGAAATTGTGTGAAAAAGGATATTTAAAAAATGAAGAAGGCAGGTATAAGCTGACATCTAAGGGGCTTATGTTTGCAAATGATGTTTTTGTAGAGATCATGGAATAG
- a CDS encoding MFS transporter yields MIRRKKLEQTKLSLKYQIFYGVGVSYAIVDQIFAQWVLYYYLPPENSGLTPIMAPILISLALIVSRSVDMISDPLVGFWSDRVDTRWGRRIPFIAAGAVPLALSTIAFFYPILGNDWITFIYLMCTGSVFFVFYTIVGAPYNAMIPEIGNTKEERLNLSTWQSVFRLLYTALAMILPGVLIKVIGGGDTQKGVRGMVIVLAVFSVLPALITIFGVPEKKLSHGRKSTESLKNSIKIIFEDRSFIYYLLGLLFFFIGFNTLRGTMNYFVEDVMGLGKEAITVASAVLFGMSALFFYPTNRLCKKVGYKKPMLISLLILIITSLLLNYLGRGVPVKYGFALFGLIGIPVAGAAFIYPPAMLSEIGTRITKDSGTQVEGICFGIQGFFLKMAFLVSIATLPILLVAGAGSLIDAMTSKPQGVERSGVYATTIFSAISFGISFVFYYLYPEKQVEEDGERN; encoded by the coding sequence ATGATAAGGAGGAAAAAATTGGAACAAACAAAATTAAGTTTAAAATACCAGATATTTTATGGGGTAGGAGTCAGTTATGCCATAGTGGATCAGATATTTGCCCAGTGGGTGCTGTATTATTACCTGCCCCCTGAAAATTCAGGATTAACACCTATAATGGCACCGATCTTAATATCTTTAGCATTAATTGTATCGAGATCTGTAGATATGATCTCAGATCCCTTGGTGGGATTCTGGTCAGACAGGGTGGATACCAGGTGGGGCAGGAGGATACCCTTTATAGCAGCGGGAGCTGTACCCCTGGCACTGTCGACTATAGCGTTTTTTTATCCGATATTAGGAAACGATTGGATAACATTTATATATTTAATGTGCACAGGGTCTGTATTTTTTGTATTCTATACCATAGTAGGAGCTCCATATAACGCCATGATCCCGGAGATAGGTAATACCAAGGAAGAGAGACTTAATTTATCTACCTGGCAGTCTGTATTCAGACTTTTATATACTGCATTGGCGATGATCTTACCAGGAGTTTTGATAAAAGTAATAGGTGGAGGAGATACCCAGAAAGGTGTCAGAGGAATGGTTATTGTGTTAGCTGTATTTTCTGTTTTGCCGGCTCTCATAACTATATTTGGTGTACCGGAGAAGAAATTATCCCATGGAAGGAAATCTACAGAATCTTTAAAAAATTCAATTAAGATAATATTTGAGGATAGATCTTTTATCTATTATCTCCTTGGACTACTGTTTTTCTTCATAGGATTCAATACACTTCGTGGAACGATGAACTATTTTGTGGAGGATGTTATGGGGTTAGGAAAGGAAGCTATAACTGTGGCTTCAGCTGTATTGTTTGGGATGTCAGCATTATTTTTCTACCCAACCAACAGACTTTGTAAAAAAGTAGGCTATAAAAAACCTATGCTGATCTCACTTCTTATTTTGATAATTACATCACTACTGCTGAACTACCTTGGACGGGGAGTGCCGGTTAAATATGGATTTGCATTATTTGGATTGATCGGGATACCAGTTGCAGGTGCAGCATTTATCTATCCGCCGGCAATGCTCAGTGAGATAGGAACTCGTATAACTAAGGACAGCGGAACCCAGGTCGAGGGAATATGTTTTGGGATTCAGGGTTTTTTCCTTAAAATGGCATTCTTGGTATCCATAGCTACTCTGCCAATCTTATTAGTGGCAGGAGCAGGGAGTTTAATAGATGCTATGACCTCAAAACCACAGGGAGTAGAGAGAAGTGGTGTATATGCAACCACTATATTTTCAGCCATCTCCTTTGGAATTTCCTTTGTTTTTTATTATCTTTATCCAGAAAAACAGGTGGAGGAAGATGGAGAAAGGAATTAA
- a CDS encoding MATE family efflux transporter: protein MDLRKDPILKLFLNYLLPSVAGTLSVGILIFIDTLFIGRGIGSLGLAALTTAVPMFTLYSSIGLLLGMGGATVGAIELGRGKKDSLKIAFTNALLLAVGLSVVLTIIQQFFLRDIVNGLGATPEIYSMVRSYLNVISLFTCFYLIPHTMNLFIRNDNNPNLAMIGMMVCGVTNIVLDYIFIFIFKWGMIGAAAATGIAQLTYTLVLATHFISSKNTLRIIKDGIDIKILKRIVKIGFPSFITDAFGGIVIFLLNGILFKLSGSIGVSAYAIILNINWMIYLLYLGISQASQPIISINYGSNLKSRLNEMLKIGAITSFCLGILIYIGVVFYREELVNLFVNENKELTEVATNGFPLFFIAIIFMGFNLFMGTYFQAVEQTKISMFVMFLRGLGVTVLLLYPMARFYGIEGVWLTLPFAEMITTGLIIWWIKKKMV, encoded by the coding sequence ATGGATTTAAGAAAAGATCCTATACTAAAATTATTTCTAAATTATCTGCTGCCATCGGTGGCAGGGACATTATCTGTGGGGATATTAATTTTTATAGATACTTTATTTATAGGTCGTGGTATAGGAAGTTTAGGGTTAGCAGCTCTGACCACGGCAGTACCTATGTTTACTCTGTATTCATCTATAGGGTTATTGCTGGGTATGGGAGGAGCTACTGTAGGAGCGATAGAGTTAGGTCGTGGAAAAAAAGATAGTTTAAAAATAGCTTTTACCAATGCATTACTACTAGCTGTAGGATTAAGTGTTGTATTGACAATAATACAGCAGTTTTTTTTGAGGGACATAGTAAATGGATTAGGAGCTACTCCAGAAATTTATAGTATGGTAAGATCGTATTTAAATGTGATATCACTGTTTACATGTTTTTATTTAATACCTCATACTATGAATTTATTTATCAGAAATGATAATAATCCAAATTTGGCCATGATAGGGATGATGGTTTGCGGAGTAACAAATATTGTTTTAGATTATATATTCATATTTATATTTAAGTGGGGGATGATAGGGGCAGCTGCAGCTACAGGAATAGCTCAACTGACCTATACCTTGGTTTTAGCAACTCACTTTATTAGTTCGAAAAATACATTGAGAATAATAAAAGACGGGATTGATATTAAAATATTAAAAAGAATAGTAAAAATAGGATTTCCAAGCTTTATAACAGATGCATTTGGAGGGATAGTAATTTTTTTATTGAATGGAATATTATTTAAACTCAGTGGATCGATAGGAGTTTCTGCCTATGCTATCATACTTAATATAAATTGGATGATCTATCTTTTGTATTTAGGTATATCCCAGGCATCCCAGCCCATCATAAGTATAAATTACGGGAGTAATTTAAAAAGTCGCTTAAATGAGATGTTGAAAATAGGAGCAATAACTTCATTTTGTCTAGGGATATTGATATATATAGGAGTTGTTTTTTATAGGGAAGAATTGGTAAACTTATTTGTTAATGAAAATAAGGAACTTACAGAGGTTGCAACAAATGGATTCCCATTATTTTTTATAGCTATAATTTTTATGGGGTTCAATCTATTTATGGGAACTTATTTTCAAGCTGTGGAGCAGACAAAAATTTCAATGTTTGTAATGTTTCTTAGGGGCCTTGGGGTGACTGTGTTACTATTATATCCAATGGCTAGATTCTATGGGATAGAGGGCGTTTGGTTAACTCTGCCATTTGCGGAAATGATAACTACCGGTTTAATTATTTGGTGGATAAAGAAAAAAATGGTATAA
- a CDS encoding 7-cyano-7-deazaguanine synthase produces MKALALFSGGLDSSLAIKLVQKQGIEVIALNFVSHFFGGKNEKADNMAKQLGVKLEYVDFSEIHTELVKNPPSGRGKNMNPCIDCHALMFEKAGELLEKYGASFLISGEVLGQRPMSQNFSSLNRVKKLSGVDLGELIVRPLCAKLLPITKPEELGWIDREQLMDINGRSRKAQLELVEEWGIVEYPTPGGGCMLTEPNYSKRLRTLEGDGFLEDKFSFLFHLAKRGRFFRVESGKYLFVGREKDDNFKLSEYKKYGSLYIAGAGTPGPAIVGYGDLTEDQITLAKNLFSRYSQAKGKKKIQIVMNEKIVDVEEADLEKLAEDIKKYLVL; encoded by the coding sequence ATGAAAGCATTAGCACTTTTTTCAGGTGGATTAGACAGTAGTCTAGCTATTAAGTTAGTACAAAAGCAGGGGATAGAGGTTATAGCACTTAATTTTGTATCTCATTTTTTCGGTGGAAAAAACGAGAAAGCGGATAATATGGCTAAACAATTGGGAGTAAAATTAGAATATGTAGATTTTAGTGAGATTCATACAGAATTGGTTAAAAATCCTCCAAGTGGAAGGGGGAAAAATATGAATCCATGTATCGATTGTCATGCTCTTATGTTTGAAAAAGCGGGAGAATTATTAGAAAAATATGGAGCTAGTTTTTTGATATCTGGAGAGGTTTTAGGACAAAGACCCATGTCACAAAATTTTAGTTCATTGAATAGAGTTAAAAAATTATCTGGTGTAGATTTAGGAGAGTTAATAGTAAGGCCGCTATGTGCTAAATTATTACCTATTACAAAACCAGAGGAATTAGGATGGATAGACAGAGAACAACTTATGGATATTAACGGAAGAAGTAGAAAAGCTCAGCTAGAATTAGTAGAAGAGTGGGGAATTGTAGAATATCCAACTCCTGGCGGGGGATGTATGTTGACAGAGCCAAACTATTCTAAAAGGTTAAGAACTTTAGAGGGGGATGGATTTCTAGAAGATAAATTCTCATTCCTATTTCATTTAGCAAAAAGAGGAAGGTTCTTTAGAGTAGAGAGTGGTAAATATCTATTTGTCGGAAGGGAAAAGGATGATAACTTCAAACTTTCTGAATATAAAAAATATGGAAGTCTTTATATTGCAGGAGCAGGAACTCCGGGACCTGCTATCGTAGGATATGGAGACCTGACTGAAGATCAAATTACCTTAGCTAAGAATTTATTCTCAAGATATTCTCAGGCTAAGGGGAAGAAAAAGATTCAAATAGTTATGAATGAAAAGATTGTAGATGTAGAAGAGGCGGATTTAGAGAAATTAGCTGAAGATATAAAAAAATATTTAGTATTATAA
- the sepF gene encoding cell division protein SepF yields the protein MELFKNFKQVLGFEGTEELNEIEDDIMVEMDGEEKEEEELSVPSSPTATPSLKSNVYKNSENISDYQTIFVSPINFEECKKIANYINKEKIVTVNLESLSNESAQRMLDFLSGAMEVKKARFITVSKKVYVSVPDGIKSYVEDENNEIFG from the coding sequence ATGGAATTATTTAAAAATTTTAAACAGGTATTAGGTTTTGAAGGGACAGAAGAATTAAATGAAATTGAAGATGATATAATGGTTGAAATGGATGGAGAAGAAAAAGAGGAAGAGGAGTTATCCGTTCCATCTTCACCTACAGCTACACCGAGTTTAAAGAGTAATGTATATAAAAACAGTGAAAATATAAGTGATTATCAAACTATTTTTGTCAGTCCTATTAATTTTGAAGAGTGTAAAAAAATTGCTAATTATATAAATAAAGAAAAGATTGTAACGGTAAATTTAGAGAGTTTAAGCAATGAATCAGCTCAGAGGATGTTAGATTTTTTAAGTGGAGCTATGGAAGTAAAGAAAGCTAGGTTTATAACTGTGAGTAAGAAGGTATATGTATCTGTACCAGATGGAATAAAATCCTATGTAGAAGATGAAAACAACGAAATATTTGGATAG
- a CDS encoding helix-turn-helix transcriptional regulator, producing the protein MNLRDRLIEECRTYRRENGVTQRELGEKLGKHTSAVGRFEIGAIDPRLKFVQNLLNAMGKEIIIVDKVR; encoded by the coding sequence ATGAACTTAAGAGATAGATTAATTGAAGAATGTAGGACATACCGTAGGGAAAATGGAGTTACACAAAGAGAGTTAGGAGAAAAATTAGGAAAACATACTTCAGCAGTAGGTAGATTTGAAATAGGAGCTATTGATCCTAGATTAAAATTTGTACAAAATCTATTAAATGCTATGGGAAAAGAGATTATCATAGTAGATAAAGTTAGATAG